A window of Christiangramia forsetii KT0803 contains these coding sequences:
- a CDS encoding DUF6427 family protein, with protein sequence MLTSFFNKSKPINLSVVIVLLCIFYIGANFSAWINGFNWLEFFEKLGVLLLLVLSLLVLNFIAKKNELTKRSAYKTLLFAIFCISFGSLLKNESVIISNLCVLFAMRRIISLRSHKFVEKKIFDATFWISIATLYHFWSALFFLIVFFAILNFAANFKNWLIPFVAFLAVVSLTICFHLIAYDEFYTFSNWFQASNFDFTRYGDLKLLIPLSIILGLLIWTLFQYFSSIQKASITRRPVLTLIIFSLLVAAAVSLFSPTKNGSELIFFFVPLSIISSNYFDNKKDKILKEIILITLIIMPFVVAFFV encoded by the coding sequence ATGCTAACAAGCTTTTTTAATAAATCAAAGCCTATAAACCTTTCGGTAGTTATTGTATTGCTCTGTATTTTCTATATAGGAGCTAATTTTTCTGCCTGGATAAATGGTTTTAACTGGTTGGAGTTTTTTGAAAAACTGGGAGTGTTGCTTTTACTGGTTTTAAGTTTGTTGGTGCTTAATTTTATTGCAAAAAAGAATGAACTCACGAAGCGAAGCGCCTATAAAACCTTATTATTTGCGATATTTTGCATTTCTTTTGGTAGTCTCTTAAAGAATGAATCGGTTATAATTTCCAATTTATGTGTGCTGTTCGCTATGCGGAGAATTATTAGCCTGAGATCTCATAAATTCGTAGAGAAAAAGATCTTTGATGCCACTTTCTGGATTAGTATTGCTACACTTTATCATTTCTGGTCTGCATTGTTTTTTCTTATTGTATTCTTCGCAATCTTAAATTTCGCGGCAAATTTTAAGAACTGGCTTATACCATTCGTTGCTTTTTTGGCGGTAGTTTCGCTTACCATCTGTTTTCATTTGATCGCCTATGATGAGTTTTATACATTTTCAAACTGGTTTCAGGCCAGTAATTTTGACTTTACCAGGTATGGCGATCTAAAATTGCTCATTCCATTAAGCATCATTCTGGGACTGCTAATCTGGACATTATTTCAGTATTTTTCATCTATTCAAAAAGCAAGTATTACCAGAAGACCAGTTTTAACTCTGATCATTTTCAGTCTGTTAGTTGCTGCTGCGGTTAGCTTATTTTCCCCTACAAAAAATGGAAGTGAACTTATCTTCTTTTTTGTGCCTTTAAGTATTATTTCTTCAAATTATTTTGACAATAAAAAAGATAAAATTTTAAAGGAGATTATTCTAATAACTTTAATAATTATGCCTTTTGTAGTAGCATTTTTTGTTTAA
- a CDS encoding DUF6341 family protein, which yields MKDLFEGIATLVEFTLLKPLDALRALELDSWFLANILNWVFMIVGFLAFLYWMKQLKTFNDNNEEKRESTSHSFLG from the coding sequence ATGAAAGATTTATTTGAAGGAATAGCAACGCTTGTAGAATTTACACTTCTAAAGCCTCTTGATGCCTTAAGAGCTCTTGAGCTAGATTCCTGGTTTCTTGCAAATATCCTTAACTGGGTTTTTATGATCGTTGGTTTTCTTGCCTTCCTATATTGGATGAAGCAACTTAAAACCTTCAACGATAATAATGAAGAGAAGAGAGAATCTACTTCTCACTCTTTCCTAGGATAA